A single Pseudoalteromonas phenolica DNA region contains:
- the serS gene encoding serine--tRNA ligase, whose product MLDSKYLRQDIAEAAARLAKRGFELDVDAINALEEQRKALQTKTQELQSERNSRSKAIGQAKAKGEDIQPLLDAVANLGDQLTAAKNEQDEILAKLNNIALTLPNLPAEDVPAGSDESENVEIIKWGEPKQYDFEVKDHVDLGEALDKGLDFETGVKLTGSRFTVMRGGVARMHRALVQFMLDTHADKHGYTEMYVPYLVNKDSLLGTGQLPKFAGDLFHTKGLINDDGEEQEGFSLIPTAEVPLTNCARDEIFDEKELPIKMTAHTPCFRSEAGSYGRDTRGLIRQHQFDKVELVQLVKPEDSMAALEELTGHAEYILQALELPYRKVVLCTGDMGFGATKTYDLEVWLPAQDTYREISSCSNMWDFQARRMQARFRRQGEKKPELLHTLNGSGLAVGRTLVAILENYQQADGSIVVPEVLRQYMGGLEVIN is encoded by the coding sequence ATGTTAGATTCAAAATATTTACGTCAGGATATTGCTGAAGCAGCAGCTCGACTAGCTAAACGTGGCTTTGAGCTTGATGTTGACGCGATTAATGCTTTAGAAGAGCAACGCAAAGCGCTTCAAACAAAAACACAAGAATTACAAAGCGAAAGAAACAGCCGCTCCAAAGCAATTGGTCAAGCAAAAGCAAAAGGTGAAGATATTCAGCCTCTACTAGACGCTGTTGCTAACTTAGGCGACCAACTTACAGCGGCTAAGAACGAACAAGATGAGATTTTGGCTAAGCTAAATAATATCGCTTTAACTTTACCTAACTTACCAGCAGAAGATGTGCCTGCTGGCAGTGATGAAAGTGAAAATGTTGAAATCATCAAATGGGGTGAACCTAAGCAATACGATTTCGAAGTTAAAGATCACGTAGATTTAGGCGAAGCGCTTGATAAAGGTTTAGACTTTGAAACGGGTGTAAAACTAACTGGTTCTCGCTTCACTGTAATGCGTGGTGGTGTTGCGCGTATGCACCGTGCACTAGTTCAATTCATGCTTGATACACACGCTGATAAGCATGGCTACACAGAAATGTACGTGCCTTACCTTGTAAACAAAGACAGCTTACTAGGTACAGGCCAGTTACCTAAGTTCGCAGGTGATTTATTCCACACTAAAGGTTTAATCAACGACGATGGCGAAGAGCAAGAAGGTTTCAGCTTAATTCCAACGGCTGAAGTACCGCTTACAAACTGCGCACGTGATGAAATCTTTGATGAAAAAGAACTACCAATCAAAATGACAGCGCACACGCCTTGTTTCAGAAGTGAAGCGGGTAGTTACGGCCGTGATACACGTGGTTTAATTCGTCAACATCAGTTTGATAAAGTAGAACTTGTTCAACTTGTAAAACCAGAAGATTCAATGGCAGCGCTTGAAGAGCTTACTGGCCACGCTGAATATATTTTACAAGCATTAGAGCTACCGTACAGAAAAGTCGTGTTATGTACTGGTGATATGGGCTTTGGTGCAACAAAAACATATGATCTAGAAGTATGGTTACCTGCACAAGACACGTACCGTGAGATTTCATCTTGCTCAAATATGTGGGATTTCCAAGCACGACGTATGCAAGCACGTTTCCGTCGTCAAGGAGAGAAGAAGCCTGAACTACTTCATACATTAAATGGTTCTGGTTTAGCTGTTGGTCGTACTTTAGTAGCAATTTTAGAAAACTACCAACAAGCAGATGGTTCAATCGTGGTACCAGAAGTATTACGTCAATACATGGGCGGTTTAGAAGTTATTAATTAA
- a CDS encoding DNA translocase FtsK, with protein sequence MRLNGIQRLLETGLIVSTFTALFTLCALISFDPSDPAWSQTGEYLEVKNITGTAGAWVADILLVSFGWMAFLVPAAIQLAGYLLFKKPHKLFHLDYVTLALRLIGLVLFVSSASAISSINFDDIFHVSSGGFIGDVVRDAMIPAFKFTGTSIILLCFFFAGLTLMTGVSWVEFVDYIGEKVIQACRLLFNKFQDFQTNKQVQPVDRQETEVQSDEMATLEDVSDKTEVIHAETELNSQQSLEQKPIAKLKDRLFTKKTESEINQGTQTTAIKSEPSIESFSPDKTRVDVFDELDDILEQEINFSAIDDDDFDASSALQGLDDAPVVAQETRVQSPARPLKPKVEQDKPVFVPEPTAKEKFEELLNAEPPKDPLPSLDLLDRPDKQKNPISKEELDAVSRLVEVKLLDFNIQASVVGVYPGPVVTRFELDLAPGIKVAKITGLAKDLARSLSAVSVRVVEVIPGKTYVGLELPNKHREIVRLSEVINAPKFEQNPSPLTMVLGKDIAGQPVVADLGKMPHLLVAGTTGSGKSVGVNVMILSLLYKSPPEDVRMIMIDPKMLELSVYEGIPHLLCEVVTDMKEASNALRWCVGEMERRYKLMSALGVRNLKGYNQKVLAAKEAGQPILDPLFKDTDGMANEPEELDKLPSIVVVIDEFADMMMIVGKKVEELIARIAQKARAAGIHLVLATQRPSVDVITGLIKANIPTRMAFQVSSKIDSRTILDQQGAENLLGMGDMLYLPPGTSVPVRVHGAFVDDHEVHAVVNDWKARGKPNYIEEILCGDATEDILLPGETPEGGDDESDPLYDEAVSFVIESGKVSVSSVQRKLRVGYNRAARLVEQMEASGVVSSPGHNGAREVLVPKGGVN encoded by the coding sequence ATGCGTCTCAATGGAATTCAAAGGCTACTAGAAACCGGCCTTATAGTCAGCACATTTACGGCATTATTTACTTTATGTGCCTTGATAAGCTTTGACCCATCAGATCCTGCATGGTCTCAAACAGGTGAGTATCTTGAAGTTAAAAATATCACAGGCACTGCTGGAGCGTGGGTTGCGGATATTTTATTAGTTAGTTTTGGTTGGATGGCGTTTTTAGTGCCTGCAGCCATTCAATTAGCTGGGTATTTGCTATTCAAGAAACCACATAAGCTTTTCCATCTAGATTATGTCACTCTAGCTTTAAGGCTGATTGGGTTAGTTTTGTTTGTGTCTTCAGCTAGTGCCATAAGTAGTATAAATTTTGATGATATCTTTCATGTATCATCAGGCGGTTTTATTGGTGATGTTGTTCGTGATGCAATGATCCCTGCATTCAAATTTACGGGCACTTCAATTATTTTACTATGCTTCTTTTTTGCTGGTTTAACCTTAATGACTGGGGTCTCGTGGGTTGAGTTTGTTGACTATATCGGTGAAAAGGTCATTCAAGCTTGTCGTTTATTATTCAATAAGTTCCAAGACTTTCAAACAAATAAGCAAGTCCAGCCTGTCGATAGACAAGAAACTGAAGTTCAGTCAGATGAAATGGCAACTCTTGAAGATGTGTCAGATAAAACCGAAGTCATCCATGCTGAAACTGAACTTAATTCTCAACAATCGCTAGAGCAAAAACCAATTGCAAAATTAAAAGACAGACTATTTACAAAGAAAACTGAGTCAGAAATAAATCAAGGCACGCAAACTACAGCAATAAAAAGTGAACCTAGCATTGAGAGTTTTAGTCCGGATAAGACTCGAGTTGATGTATTCGATGAATTAGATGACATTCTAGAGCAAGAAATCAACTTTTCAGCCATTGACGATGACGACTTTGATGCCTCTAGCGCCTTACAAGGGCTTGACGATGCACCTGTAGTAGCGCAAGAAACGAGAGTTCAGTCTCCAGCAAGACCACTAAAACCAAAAGTTGAACAAGACAAACCTGTTTTTGTGCCAGAGCCAACAGCGAAAGAAAAGTTTGAAGAGTTACTTAATGCTGAGCCACCAAAAGATCCACTTCCTTCACTCGATTTATTAGATAGGCCTGATAAACAGAAAAATCCTATATCAAAAGAAGAATTGGATGCCGTTTCTCGTCTTGTAGAAGTGAAGCTACTGGATTTTAATATTCAAGCGAGTGTAGTAGGGGTGTACCCAGGTCCCGTTGTCACGCGATTTGAGCTCGATTTAGCACCGGGTATTAAAGTTGCGAAAATCACCGGTCTAGCAAAAGATTTAGCGCGTTCATTATCTGCTGTCAGTGTTCGTGTTGTAGAAGTGATCCCAGGTAAAACCTACGTTGGTCTTGAATTACCAAATAAACATAGAGAAATTGTACGCCTATCTGAGGTGATTAACGCGCCTAAATTTGAACAAAATCCATCACCATTGACCATGGTTTTAGGTAAAGACATCGCAGGTCAACCTGTGGTTGCAGATTTAGGCAAAATGCCGCACTTATTAGTTGCGGGTACAACGGGTTCAGGTAAATCTGTTGGCGTAAATGTCATGATTTTGAGCTTGCTTTACAAGTCGCCGCCAGAAGATGTGCGTATGATCATGATAGACCCTAAAATGCTTGAACTGTCTGTCTATGAAGGTATTCCGCACTTACTATGTGAGGTTGTCACAGACATGAAAGAAGCATCAAATGCACTGCGTTGGTGTGTTGGCGAAATGGAACGACGTTACAAGCTCATGTCAGCACTTGGTGTCCGTAACTTAAAAGGTTACAACCAAAAAGTGCTTGCGGCCAAAGAAGCGGGTCAACCAATATTAGATCCTCTATTTAAAGATACCGATGGTATGGCAAATGAGCCTGAAGAGCTTGATAAACTGCCAAGTATCGTCGTTGTCATTGACGAGTTTGCCGACATGATGATGATTGTGGGTAAAAAAGTTGAAGAGTTGATTGCGCGTATAGCACAAAAAGCACGTGCTGCAGGTATTCACTTAGTGCTTGCAACACAAAGACCGTCTGTTGATGTTATTACAGGTCTTATCAAAGCGAATATTCCAACTCGCATGGCTTTCCAAGTATCAAGTAAAATCGACTCTCGTACCATTTTAGATCAGCAAGGTGCAGAAAACTTACTTGGCATGGGTGACATGCTGTATTTACCGCCGGGCACCAGTGTACCAGTTCGTGTTCATGGCGCCTTTGTTGATGACCACGAAGTGCATGCTGTTGTGAATGACTGGAAAGCACGAGGTAAGCCGAATTACATTGAAGAAATCTTATGTGGTGATGCCACTGAAGATATTTTATTACCGGGTGAAACACCTGAAGGTGGCGACGACGAATCTGATCCACTTTATGATGAAGCCGTTAGCTTTGTTATTGAATCTGGCAAGGTGTCTGTTTCGAGTGTGCAACGTAAGCTTCGTGTCGGTTATAACCGAGCTGCTCGTTTAGTTGAACAAATGGAAGCGTCAGGTGTCGTAAGTTCACCAGGGCACAATGGTGCTCGAGAAGTATTAGTCCCTAAAGGGGGAGTAAATTAA
- a CDS encoding HDOD domain-containing protein: MPISLTNEEKAILRSVSIPPRPEALIKFSEETKKPEPNISRVSEILQDDVGICAAILQVVNSSAFRRAKEIESIDQAIMILGLKRLIPLVKAVAVKAAVGTDQTMAQFWDKQTNIAHIASIVAMKLDKPALSNHAYMLALFHSVGVAILNQHFDDFVEVMSYADENNWDDAAKLQFDKYQTNHATIGALLAQQWRLPKVMINIIYYQHDTDGLFQSEELDKVGLDLLCILKLSRHCAFLIDKPSEVNGEWQNIMDDVIDHLDMEEEQLFNIIEEITDEI; the protein is encoded by the coding sequence ATGCCAATATCATTAACCAATGAAGAAAAGGCCATTCTACGAAGCGTTTCAATTCCACCAAGGCCTGAAGCACTCATAAAGTTTTCTGAAGAAACGAAAAAGCCTGAGCCAAATATTTCTCGTGTATCTGAAATTCTACAAGATGATGTTGGGATCTGTGCTGCAATACTTCAAGTTGTTAATTCAAGTGCTTTTAGGCGTGCAAAAGAAATAGAGTCGATTGATCAAGCCATCATGATCTTAGGCTTAAAGCGGTTAATCCCCTTAGTTAAAGCCGTTGCAGTTAAAGCCGCCGTTGGCACAGATCAAACCATGGCTCAATTTTGGGATAAGCAAACTAACATAGCGCATATTGCAAGTATAGTTGCAATGAAACTCGACAAACCTGCACTGTCTAATCACGCTTATATGCTTGCGCTTTTTCACAGTGTAGGTGTGGCAATTCTGAATCAACATTTTGACGATTTTGTAGAAGTGATGTCTTATGCAGATGAAAACAATTGGGATGACGCAGCTAAATTGCAGTTTGATAAATACCAGACAAATCACGCGACCATAGGTGCCTTACTTGCGCAGCAATGGCGCTTACCAAAAGTCATGATTAACATTATTTACTACCAACATGACACTGATGGTTTATTCCAATCAGAAGAATTGGATAAAGTCGGTTTAGATTTACTGTGTATTCTAAAACTCTCAAGACACTGTGCTTTTTTAATAGACAAACCAAGCGAAGTAAATGGTGAATGGCAAAACATCATGGATGACGTGATAGATCATCTAGATATGGAAGAAGAACAGTTATTCAATATTATCGAAGAAATTACAGATGAGATATGA
- the crcB gene encoding fluoride efflux transporter CrcB produces MIKMYLSIALGGALGACLRFFISDTMLKLLGRGFPFGTLTVNIIGSLLLGVVFGLLEKQVLAVSPYKSLIVIGFLGALTTFSTFSMDSLLLLQQGQIVKMILNITLNVVLCIFMAWLGLNLVMQKG; encoded by the coding sequence ATGATTAAAATGTACCTCTCAATCGCACTTGGTGGCGCACTTGGTGCGTGTTTAAGGTTTTTTATTAGTGATACAATGCTCAAACTGCTGGGTAGGGGATTCCCATTTGGCACTTTGACCGTTAATATAATCGGTTCATTATTATTGGGAGTTGTATTTGGCTTACTTGAAAAACAAGTACTCGCGGTAAGCCCTTATAAGTCACTTATTGTGATTGGTTTCTTAGGTGCATTAACAACTTTCTCTACATTCTCGATGGACTCTTTGTTGCTACTTCAACAAGGGCAAATTGTGAAGATGATTCTCAATATCACCTTAAATGTGGTGTTATGTATTTTTATGGCTTGGTTAGGTCTTAACTTAGTCATGCAAAAAGGTTAA
- the fabA gene encoding 3-hydroxyacyl-[acyl-carrier-protein] dehydratase FabA: MEPKNSYTKEELILCGRGEMFGEGNCRLPSDNMLMMDRIIEINDNGGEFGKGQIIAELDIDPNLWFFDCHFKGDPVMPGCLGLDAMWQIVGFFLGWSGGPGLGRALGVGEVKFTGQILPTAKKVTYRVDMKRVIKRKLFMGMADGTVEVDGRVIYEAKDLKVGLFQDTSAF; this comes from the coding sequence ATGGAACCAAAGAACAGCTACACAAAAGAAGAATTGATCCTATGTGGTCGTGGTGAGATGTTTGGTGAAGGCAACTGCCGTTTACCAAGTGACAACATGCTAATGATGGATCGCATCATTGAGATCAACGATAACGGTGGTGAATTTGGCAAAGGTCAAATTATTGCAGAATTAGACATTGACCCTAACCTTTGGTTCTTCGATTGTCACTTTAAAGGCGACCCTGTAATGCCAGGCTGTCTTGGTCTAGACGCAATGTGGCAAATCGTTGGCTTTTTCTTAGGTTGGTCTGGTGGCCCAGGTCTTGGTCGTGCATTAGGTGTGGGTGAAGTTAAATTCACAGGTCAAATCTTACCAACGGCTAAAAAAGTGACTTACCGCGTAGATATGAAGCGTGTAATTAAGCGTAAATTATTTATGGGTATGGCTGACGGTACAGTTGAAGTAGATGGTCGCGTTATCTACGAAGCAAAAGATCTTAAAGTAGGTCTTTTCCAAGATACAAGTGCTTTTTAA
- the lolA gene encoding outer membrane lipoprotein chaperone LolA, translating to MMKKTLFSSLIGLSSLFLSQAVFADAAIELKAKLSEMTTFKASFTQKVTDEQGEVLQTGSGNLALAQPLKIHWQQQEPDSTMLVSDGHRAYYYDEFAEQVTIMASLNLIETTPFVLLTTNAKTQWEKYQVSKTKDNYKIIPKSTTDSQVESLELQFNTDKQLSKILVVDLSGQLTEFKFSDIKLNGSLDSNLFNFTIPEHVVIDDQTQSE from the coding sequence ATGATGAAAAAAACACTATTCTCAAGTTTAATCGGTTTGTCTTCGCTGTTTTTGTCACAAGCCGTATTTGCAGATGCTGCAATTGAACTTAAAGCTAAACTCTCTGAAATGACGACGTTTAAAGCAAGTTTTACTCAAAAAGTAACGGATGAGCAAGGTGAAGTATTACAAACTGGCTCGGGTAACTTAGCGTTAGCACAGCCTTTAAAAATTCATTGGCAACAACAAGAGCCTGACTCAACCATGTTAGTTTCTGATGGCCATCGTGCTTATTATTACGATGAATTTGCAGAGCAAGTGACCATTATGGCCAGTCTTAATCTGATCGAAACAACGCCTTTTGTTTTATTAACTACAAATGCAAAAACACAATGGGAAAAGTATCAGGTTTCTAAGACTAAAGATAATTACAAAATTATCCCTAAATCGACAACAGACTCGCAAGTAGAGTCGTTAGAATTACAGTTTAATACTGATAAACAACTTTCAAAAATATTGGTGGTGGATTTATCAGGTCAATTAACTGAGTTTAAATTTTCTGATATTAAATTGAACGGTTCTTTAGACAGTAACCTGTTTAATTTTACCATTCCTGAACATGTTGTTATTGACGACCAAACACAAAGTGAATAG
- a CDS encoding M23 family metallopeptidase: MLKAALFALVGLTASVSAMALELKGSLTQGGMIIGKLDKPNSVYFNGKALKITKEGEFVFGFGRDADTKHTLTWVDQAGKQHTQDIVITKREYKIDRITGVEKKYVSPPDSVLARIKDDAKRVRAARAGESDFTYFKDTVLRPAKGRISGVYGSQRFFNGKPRNPHFGLDIANKTGTPVWAPLAGKVVMADPELYYSGGTVIIDHGHGITSTYIHLNKIHVNVGDKVKVGDHFADIGATGRVTGPHLDWRFNWFNERLDPALLMTDKLANTK; encoded by the coding sequence ATGCTTAAAGCCGCATTGTTCGCTTTAGTTGGTTTGACTGCCAGTGTTAGTGCAATGGCACTGGAACTTAAAGGCAGTCTAACGCAAGGCGGTATGATCATTGGTAAGTTAGACAAGCCTAACTCGGTTTATTTTAATGGCAAAGCACTAAAAATAACCAAAGAGGGAGAGTTTGTGTTCGGCTTCGGTCGAGATGCAGATACAAAACACACGCTAACTTGGGTTGACCAAGCAGGTAAGCAGCATACCCAAGACATTGTGATCACTAAACGTGAATATAAAATCGATCGCATCACGGGTGTTGAAAAGAAATACGTCTCACCACCAGATTCAGTGCTTGCTCGTATTAAAGATGATGCAAAACGTGTCCGAGCTGCAAGAGCAGGAGAATCTGATTTTACTTATTTTAAAGACACCGTTTTACGTCCTGCAAAAGGCCGTATTTCGGGTGTGTATGGCAGTCAGCGCTTCTTTAATGGCAAACCTAGAAATCCACATTTTGGCTTAGACATTGCCAATAAAACGGGCACGCCCGTTTGGGCACCACTTGCGGGTAAAGTTGTTATGGCAGATCCTGAACTATATTATAGTGGCGGAACGGTGATCATCGACCATGGTCATGGGATCACTTCAACCTATATCCACCTTAATAAAATACACGTAAACGTGGGCGATAAGGTAAAAGTCGGTGATCATTTCGCTGATATTGGTGCCACAGGCCGTGTAACTGGACCTCATTTAGACTGGCGTTTCAATTGGTTCAATGAACGTTTAGATCCCGCTTTATTAATGACAGATAAACTAGCAAATACTAAGTAG
- a CDS encoding 6-carboxytetrahydropterin synthase, with protein MILFVDALTVIDFSYFCNKRGPVGESWIADLTLHGDLNNESMVLDFALVKKQIKRIIDDTIDHKLAIPKRLNGTCSIENEQVKIDAQFGEEHHIAMYAPEQAVCLIDAETVNEQSVIEFLKQQIMPKMPENVKDIDIELRPEQTSSFYYHYSHGLKKHDGNCQRIVHGHRSLIGISLDNIVMPRLQKEWSRKWEDIYLGSEEDLINNSELKHIKALDSDYAFSYTSTQGYFELAISKARCDLLPCDTTVECIADYLATEIKKTHPDNAVKVKAFEGVGKGAIAYA; from the coding sequence ATGATTTTATTCGTAGACGCTTTAACTGTTATTGATTTTTCTTACTTTTGTAATAAAAGAGGGCCGGTAGGTGAAAGTTGGATTGCTGACTTGACCCTTCATGGAGACTTAAACAATGAGTCTATGGTCTTAGATTTTGCATTGGTAAAAAAACAGATTAAACGCATTATCGATGACACAATTGATCATAAGCTTGCAATACCTAAGCGTTTAAATGGCACATGTAGTATTGAAAACGAACAAGTGAAGATTGATGCACAATTCGGTGAGGAGCATCACATTGCAATGTATGCTCCCGAACAAGCTGTTTGCCTAATTGACGCTGAAACAGTGAATGAACAATCAGTGATTGAGTTCTTGAAGCAGCAAATCATGCCTAAGATGCCTGAAAACGTTAAAGACATCGATATTGAACTTCGCCCAGAGCAGACGTCTAGTTTTTATTACCACTATAGCCATGGCTTGAAAAAGCATGATGGTAACTGCCAGCGTATTGTTCACGGCCACCGCTCGTTGATTGGTATTAGTCTGGACAACATCGTAATGCCTCGTTTGCAAAAAGAATGGTCACGTAAATGGGAAGATATTTACCTTGGATCTGAAGAAGACTTAATTAATAACTCAGAGCTAAAACATATTAAAGCTTTAGATTCTGACTACGCGTTTTCATACACATCTACGCAAGGCTATTTCGAATTAGCAATCAGTAAAGCGCGTTGTGATCTTTTACCTTGTGATACAACAGTAGAGTGTATTGCTGATTACTTAGCAACAGAAATTAAAAAAACACATCCTGACAATGCCGTAAAAGTAAAAGCATTTGAGGGCGTAGGCAAAGGAGCCATTGCATATGCTTAA
- the rmf gene encoding ribosome modulation factor, giving the protein MKRQKRDRLERAHSQGYKAGLAGRSKELCPYQQLESRSEWLGGWREAIDDRNMFKT; this is encoded by the coding sequence ATGAAGAGACAAAAGCGTGATCGATTAGAAAGAGCACATTCCCAAGGATATAAAGCAGGTTTAGCAGGACGCTCAAAAGAACTTTGTCCATATCAACAATTAGAATCTAGATCAGAATGGTTAGGCGGATGGCGAGAAGCCATTGATGACCGCAATATGTTTAAAACTTAA
- a CDS encoding replication-associated recombination protein A, producing the protein MSNLGFEFGNDVKPLAARMRPTQLADYIGQSHILAADKPLYKAILSGRAHSLIVWGPPGVGKTTIAEIIANHANARIQHLSAVTSGVKEIREAVLEAKQNLSMGQRTLLFVDEVHRFNKSQQDAFLPHIEDGTFIFIGATTENPSFALNNAILSRARVYTLKALTDEELVQVLKRAITKDETLLKLQITVSDAQLMQISQVSSGDARKALNLLEQAVELSDQHGQVVITSDVLSQLLPSHFAKYDKGGDLFYDLISAFHKSVRGSDPDAALYWYCRILAGGGDPLYVARRLLAIATEDIGNADPRAMQVALNAWDIFQRVGPSEGERAIAQATIYLASAAKSNAVYMAFNQAKQDASTDPDYQVPFHLRNAPTKLMKELGYGDEYRYAHNEEGAFAAGENYFPEEIKDRQYYVPSERGLEKQIKDKLEYLKSLNHMSMNKRYSND; encoded by the coding sequence GTGAGTAATTTAGGATTTGAATTTGGCAATGATGTAAAGCCGTTGGCCGCTAGAATGCGGCCAACACAGTTAGCAGACTATATCGGCCAATCACACATATTAGCCGCTGATAAACCCTTATACAAAGCCATACTGTCTGGCAGAGCGCATAGCCTAATCGTTTGGGGGCCGCCCGGTGTTGGCAAAACCACCATCGCTGAAATAATTGCTAACCATGCAAATGCGCGCATTCAGCATTTATCTGCTGTGACTTCAGGTGTAAAAGAAATTCGCGAAGCGGTTTTAGAAGCAAAACAAAATCTCAGTATGGGACAAAGAACTTTATTATTCGTTGACGAAGTTCATAGATTTAATAAGTCTCAGCAAGATGCTTTTTTACCTCACATTGAAGATGGTACTTTTATTTTCATTGGTGCCACCACTGAAAACCCAAGTTTTGCTCTGAATAACGCGATTTTATCGCGGGCACGTGTTTATACATTAAAGGCTTTAACCGATGAAGAGCTTGTTCAGGTATTAAAACGCGCTATTACTAAAGATGAGACACTTTTAAAGCTTCAAATCACGGTGTCTGATGCGCAACTTATGCAAATCTCGCAGGTAAGTAGTGGTGATGCTAGAAAAGCCTTGAATTTACTTGAGCAAGCTGTTGAGCTATCTGATCAACATGGCCAAGTGGTTATTACATCTGATGTACTAAGTCAGCTATTACCTTCTCATTTTGCAAAATATGATAAAGGCGGAGACTTATTCTACGACCTGATCTCAGCGTTTCATAAATCAGTTAGGGGGAGCGATCCCGATGCTGCGCTTTATTGGTATTGTAGAATTCTAGCCGGTGGTGGCGACCCACTCTATGTTGCAAGACGCCTTTTAGCCATCGCCACCGAAGATATTGGGAATGCTGATCCAAGAGCAATGCAAGTAGCATTAAATGCGTGGGATATTTTCCAACGTGTAGGGCCAAGTGAAGGCGAGCGAGCCATTGCACAGGCTACTATCTATTTAGCAAGTGCAGCAAAAAGTAATGCTGTTTACATGGCGTTTAACCAAGCAAAGCAAGATGCTTCGACCGACCCAGATTATCAAGTACCTTTTCATTTACGTAACGCACCAACGAAACTCATGAAAGAGCTAGGTTATGGTGATGAATATCGTTATGCCCATAATGAAGAAGGGGCATTTGCCGCAGGTGAAAATTACTTTCCTGAAGAAATCAAAGACAGGCAATATTATGTACCCTCTGAACGTGGCTTAGAAAAGCAAATAAAAGATAAGCTTGAATATCTAAAGTCATTAAATCACATGAGTATGAACAAAAGATATTCAAATGATTAA
- a CDS encoding acyl-CoA thioesterase: protein MNDIEKQALIEQRIKESVTSVTKTVFPGRTNHHNTLFGGDALAWMDEVAFIAATRFCRKPLVTISSDRVDFKEAIPAGTFAELVATVSHVGNTSLKVDVNIFLERMHKDDKHLAISGSFTFVAVDDNHRPTPVVCENMLKGFK from the coding sequence ATGAATGATATTGAAAAACAAGCCTTGATTGAGCAACGTATTAAAGAGTCTGTTACGTCTGTAACTAAGACTGTTTTTCCTGGACGCACGAATCACCATAATACTTTATTTGGTGGTGATGCACTGGCTTGGATGGATGAAGTCGCTTTTATTGCAGCAACACGTTTTTGCCGAAAGCCTTTGGTTACTATTTCTTCGGACAGAGTGGATTTCAAAGAAGCTATACCAGCGGGGACGTTTGCTGAATTAGTCGCAACTGTGTCTCATGTTGGTAATACGAGCTTAAAAGTGGATGTTAATATCTTCCTAGAACGCATGCACAAAGATGATAAACACTTAGCTATTTCAGGTAGTTTTACCTTTGTTGCTGTTGATGATAACCACAGACCAACACCTGTTGTTTGTGAAAATATGCTTAAAGGTTTTAAGTAG